GTTTGATTGTGGCGTTAGATGCTTGTATCTTCAAGGTAGCTGATCTGttggagaaaattttcaaaagaattgcgATACCGATTATCATGCAGGGGAGGGAGaggattcctccaaaaatgGGCCACGAAGGCCACTGGATGCTGGTGTTGTTCAATCGAATGTACTCCATTTCCTTTCTCATCTCTAGATGCAAACCATGTAGATGTTCCAAACTGAGGTTTGCTATTGTAAATTGCTTTTGTATTGCAAGACCGTCCAATGGCAGCTGTATTGGACTTCCAGCTATATTCTGTATGGTATTAGAATAGCTGATGTTGTTGATGATTACTTCGCAATCGTGAAATGATATCAAAAATGTTCCAGATAACGTACGGTTACCGATTCCACAATTTGATGCGAAGGATATGTTTTGTTTGAGTTCAACATGATGTTTTCGTCAGTTATAAATTTTACTTCCTCACTAGGTGGGTTCATGGTGTATCTGCAGCATGCCTGCTGTCCAGAGAGAAGGTTTGGTACACATTTGGATTTGTCCGCTTCTATTTGGTGGACTTTGTATATAGTTGCCTCTAACGAATTCACGATGTAGCTACCAGTTTCATGATGCAAATAGTTTCTTCTAGTCAAATGGATTTGCTGGTGACTAGCAGTGACGGGGAAGACGTGAATCTTGTTGAAAATCCTCGTATCCAAGATGGGGGTTTTTATCAGTAAAGTCAGCTCCTTGCTGTTGGTGGCGATCGTTGTATCTGCAAGGTTTAGTGCTTCCAAGACATTGTGAAGTGTAATATTTTGCTTGGATAAATCTTGgtacaatatttcaatttcatccTGACTTAGTATTTTTTCGTTCAAAATCCCGGCTTTAGCTAAAGATATACTATCAACAATCTGTTCTAATTTTTCCGCTAGATATTTTAagttaagaaaaatatttagtgAATAAATCTCTAATGATTTAGCATTCGAAAGTTCTATTGCATCCTTGGTTTTGTAAACAAGTTCCTTCATTTGCAAATTAAGTGCCCTATTTATTCTAATCTGTTGATTATTGTTGCTAACAAGTTCGTTAATGGAagagtttattatttttaagtCGTTTGCGTCCGGACTTCCTGCAATGAACTTCCAACCTGTTCCTAGACTATCCCAGCGCTTATGTCTCCTAGAAGGGGCCAAGTTTTTTAGTGTTTGAtgaatttcatcaaatttttgtAAAGTGAGTGGTGTGAATTGGTTGATTTTCAATTGATCAAATTGATTCCTAAGACTGTCGACATGAGCTTTCAGAGAGGTAACATTGAAATGATGAACATAGTAATGGGACGTAATTTGAATTCTTGCTAATCCTGAATATGGTAAATGATCTATTCTTCTAACATCCACTCTTGCTTCTGTCAttagacacaaaaatattaacaTTCTGCaaaagaagagaagaaaagaCACAAATTAAATTTTCCTAACCTTAATGTCATTCTTATGAACTTTTCTTCCATCATCCATAGTTACAGTACTTTTGTTAACTTGCTTAATTTTGGTTTTCTTGAACCGTGGCTTGTGTTTTATTCTTTGTCTTGCATTTTCGTATACTTCCTGGTTACATTCAAGTTCCGTAGCTTTCTTAGATTTGTTATGGAATTTCAAATCCTTTTCTGCTTTTCTGTTAAGTTCTTAAAAACATTTTCTATGATTTCTGGGGTTCGAGGGGACGGAAGAATTATTTCAAGAGGGTGTATTTTGTTGCACTATGGATGGAGGAGTTATACTTATTGAGTGACAAAAGGAGTAGGTCATTGACAGGTTTTCCGGGATTTTCATGTTTTGTAATTCTGTAGATTTCTAAGATTGTAGAGTGGAAACGTTATACAACAACATTCATTCCGCTCAGTCCTGTAGCGCTAACATACGGTTCAAAATGATGCTTGTTGCAAACGATAAACAAATTACCGGTCATGAAAGATTTTTCACCATCCATGACTACTAATTCTGGGGATTGTAATTTAAAAGGAGTTCCTTTACGGCAGGGACTATATCGACTGCTGCTCTTGACTCAATGTGTTTAATTTGCGCAAATTTAGAAAACTTGTCGATATAGGTaaggaagtggtcactttcaAGGAATAGGATGTCTATATGAGCGATTTTGAAAAGGGCATTTGGAATAGGTGTGGCCTGAAGAGGGAAGTCAATAGGGTTACGATTATATTTATTCTCGTGACAAATTTTGCAATTCATCACGAAATCCTTCAATTTTTGAGCaagttttggaaaataaaacttcctcaaaatttgttgtttgtttTCCTCGGCACCACGGTGTGCTCTGTAGTGCTCCTGTCGGATGATGTTCCATTGTTCATCTTCCTCTTGcacatcttggaggatcttTTGGCTGAAACGGATTTTTAACAACCTCTTAGAACCAAAATGCTTCTTATAAATTTCCTGAATTTTGCCCATCAGtgtttcggttgttaacaatcCATTTACTTTCGAAAGATCAAAATGTGTTTTTAGTACCTGTAAAATAGAATCATCGTTAATATCAGGTAATGTAATTTCGATTCTAGTGTAGTTAGCAAATGGATTTGATACCTTTGTGTTGGTCGGGCCCTCCCTCAGAATAACTTGATGTTTAAAGCCGTTAATAGGAGCCTCGGTAGACTCAATGTAAAATCATCGCTATTCTCAGCAGAGTGTTGAGTTGCCGTCATGGAACAAACCATTCTGCTTAGAGCGTCGGCAACTACATTGGTTTTACCTGGTTTATACATGATCTCATAATCATGTTCCTCAAGATACGATTTCCATTTTTTAATTTAGCATTCGTGTTTTTAGGTGATAACGCAAAGGTGAGGGGTTGATGATCGGTAATTACTTTGAATTTTGCTCCGTAGAGATAGTTTCTGAAAGTTTGAAGTGCCCAATATATGGCCAGCATTTCTTTTTCCGGTACTGAACATCCTTCTTCCGATTTTGATAGGGTTCTGGATGCAAAATGTATAGGTTTGTCTTTACCTAATTCCCCTGCGACAGGACGGCACCGATTGCATAATCGGAGGCGTCCGTAGTAAGGATAAACGGCTTGTTAAAGTCTGGGTAAATGAGAATATCAGATGATGATAGCAAGTTTTTCATTTTTGGAAACATAGTTTCTCCTTGTCgttaagtgatatttttctgtttGATGCGGGGCTTCTCTCCCCCCTTAAAAGGGTTGTCAGAGGTTGTGCGATTTTTGCAAAATCTTTGACAAATCTTCGGTAATATCCCATCATTCCTAAGAACCCTCAGGTTCCTTTAGATTTTTGGGTTCTGGAAATTGATTAATTGCCTCGATTTTCTTTCCATTTGGTTTGATTCCTCTGAGCTTATTATGTATCCCAGAAATTCTACCTCATGATGTAAAAATTCCGACTTATCCAACTGAATTTTCAATCCAGCCTCATTCAAAGTCCTGAATATTATGTctaaattatttaaatgttcctcgagGTCCTTTCCAAAAACGATTACATCATCGATGTAAACGTAACAAATTTTTCCAATGTGTTCTCTAAGAACATCATCGATTGCTCTTTGAAAAGTTGCGGGTGCGTTCTTCAACCCAAATGGCATTCTGGTAAATTCATACTTGCCATTATTGATCGAGAACGCTGTCTTTTCGATGTCACTGGCTTTCATCCGTATTTGATGGAAGCCAGATGCTAAATCCAAagtggaaaaatatttattgcctTTCAATTGGTCAATAACATATCCAATTTCGGGCATAGGGTAGCGGTCGGAAATGGTCTTTTCGTTCAGTTTCCTGTAATCGATGACCATCCTAAATTTCTTTTCACCGGATGCATCTGCCTTTTTGGCACTATCCATACTGGTGATGTCCAAGCTGAGCGAGAAGGTCTAATTATTCCGTCAGCTAAAAGTTTGTTAACCTGCTTCCGAACTTCTTCGGTGTAAGCAGCAGGATACGGATACACCTTTTGGTGAATTGGTACATCATCAGTAGTGTTGATAGAACATTCTACTGTGGTACCGCAAGTAAGTTTTGTATCCGGTTGATGAAAAACTGCTGAATGAGCGCTCAAAACTTTTGAAGCTTATCTCTTTCGTTAGTTGACAAGTGAGATATTCTGAATAAATTATTGGATGTTGGGTTTGCGGGGTTATATCGTGAAAGTGGGATACTTAAATTTTCAATACCTTTTTCAGATgtaaaacattattttcaagATCTACTATTGCGTTGAGTGCTTGTAAAATACCTGTTCCaataattcctttgaaaaacttGTGAAGCAAAAACTGTGcagaatgattgattttggggTAGAAAAACACAATGTCAATGGCTGAAGTTGCATGAAATTTACCACTAGCACTAGAAATTTTATCAGCGTTGAAATCATAGGGTCTGGAACTTTTATACTTGTAAGCTAGTTTTGGTtcaattatatttatattagcACCTGTATCTAtgagaaatggaaaatttccgatACTGGTTTTCAGATAAATGTACGGAAGAGTTGGAGTTACCAACTCGGCTTCCATTCTAAAAAATTGGTCTGAGAAGAAGTTGAAGGTTgaggatcttcttcttcttgattgatttgattttcctCAGCCTTCGGCTCATCGTGATGATGAACATCTGGCTGAGATTGCTCCTCTGGAATTTCGTCTTGATAATAGTAGTTGTCAAAATCTGTGCTGGGGTAGTAGTAATCAGGGTAGTAGAAATCATATGGATAACTGTATTCCAAAGGATGAGCCATTCGTTTAAAATTTGGTTGTTGATCGTAGGGTGGATGTGGTCTTTTTATTCCCATGGGAGGCCTATTGCCATAATTAATATTCCTAGATCGGATACTAGGATCTACTTCCATGGGTTCCGGTTTGGGAAGAGGTCTGTTAGGTTGCTGGAAGGGATTATTTTGGAATCTTGGTTGTTGGAGATGCTGAGGTTGGCGGACAAATGGAGGTTGTTGGAAAAATGGAGGTTGTTGGAAAATGGTGGTTGATGGGAAAACGGTCGCATCTGGTGCATTGGATAGAAAGGTTGTTGGTGTCTAGAAGAAGTTGGATGGGGTGATGGTCTCCTTGGAGGGATTCTTGGTGGTTCGAGTTCTCTAGGTTTTGGAGCTTGAGCATTATGCTCATTTCTATAAGGAGCAGATCGAGTATCCATATTGAAGTAATCTAAGCAGAATTGATATGCATGATTCAGAGTTGTCGGGTTGAAAGTTTTTATATGGTGGCACAGAGGTTTTTCTAAACCTCGTATAAAAGAGTCGATTGCTTTTTCTCTAAAATAATCGATATGAGAATTTGCATGCAAAAAAAATTTAGGTTCCGTTTGAATCTGTGCTATTATTGACGACAACAGTTCATTGACGCGAGAATAATAGGTGCCTAAGCTCTCGTTACTCGCTTTTTTAATTGAAGTGAGTTCAAAATCCAATGTTTTCAAATCTCTCTTATCTCTATAATAGAGAAGCAGGGTGTTCTTAATTTGGGTCCAATTATGCATGATGTTGTTTGCATTTAGAATATCGGCAGCTTCTCCTCTGATTTTCCGTCTTACAGAACGACCAATTAACTCAATTTGAGCATCTGTAGCTCCATGTGCCCGGTACATATCAATTACCCTTGAACGTCTGCTAACCAATTGATAAGCTCAGTTGGTTTGCCATCGAAAGGTTGAAGATCACGCAAAACATCGGGCAATCTCCCCAATTCGATAAATTGTTGCATGGTTAGCTGAATTGGAGCAGCGTCTTGCTCTGCTCTCGCACCGTTGTTATCGCCAGCTTGAgccatgtcaaaaacaaaatataaactTTTCACAGATTCCAAGTTCACTCACTAATCTTATTTAACACTTTCCCTACTAAACACTAATCTTTAATGTGGCTAAACACTTATATCAAAGTTGCAAAGAATCAAACacttattcaaaactttttgggtCACGGTTTGGGTCTAATTATATGTTCACTTACTCCTTGGATCACTAGTTAAAATATAAACGAAAGAATTACTTACATAGAGGACCTGGTCCTGTGTTTGGCCAACATTAGGGTCGTTGGTCTTGATGATGGCTGTCCTTCCTCAGTCGGGGGATCTGCAGGCAGGCACTTTTGGATTGTTCCGTTTTGCTCCTTCGCTACTCTGGTCCAGCCGTGCCGATCGGGTTTTCCTTTTGGAGTTTGTCCACAGTGTCCTGCAGGTCGCTTTGTGATATGTGCCTGGCTCTTTGAACCAGGGAAACCGGTCCTGGAATCCACTAAGATTTTTGCACTTATCACTTTATACTATTCCCGAATAGGAGGATCTCGCCGGAGCCTCCAGTTAAGTTTATACGAACGGATttctctttttaaaaaaggttacTTCATCATTCGCGAGTctaaatcgaactgattgctttaTTCAATATTGAAACTTATTACACCTCAAATGCTTACACTTGCACTttccgtcgtcatcgt
The nucleotide sequence above comes from Armigeres subalbatus isolate Guangzhou_Male chromosome 3, GZ_Asu_2, whole genome shotgun sequence. Encoded proteins:
- the LOC134222017 gene encoding LOW QUALITY PROTEIN: uncharacterized protein LOC134222017 (The sequence of the model RefSeq protein was modified relative to this genomic sequence to represent the inferred CDS: inserted 1 base in 1 codon), translating into MLTTASERMVTSSNLAVSACDDDDDGKCKLDSRTGFPGSKSQAHITKRPAGHCGQTPKGKPDRHGWTRVAKEQNGTIQKCLPADPPTEEGQPSSRPTTLMLAKHRTRSSIMLIFLCLMTEARVDVRRIDHLPYSGLARIQITSHYYVHHFNVTSLKAHVDSLRNQFDQLKINQFTPLTLQKFDEIHQTLKNLAPSRRHKRWDSLGTGWKFIAGSPDANDLKIINSSINELVSNNNQQIRINRALNLQMKELVYKTKDAIELSNAKSLEIYSLNIFLNLKYLAEKLEQIVDSISLAKAGILNEKILSQDEIEILYQDLSKQNITLHNVLEALNLADTTIATNSKELTLLIKTPILDTRIFNKIHVFPVTASHQQIHLTRRNYLHHETGSYIVNSLEATIYKVHQIEADKSKCVPNLLSGQQACCRYTMNPPSEEVKFITDENIMLNSXQNISFASNCGIGNRTLSGTFLISFHDCEVIINNISYSNTIQNIAGSPIQLPLDGLAIQKQFTIANLSLEHLHGLHLEMRKEMEYIRLNNTSIQWPSWPIFGGILSLPCMIIGIAILLKIFSNRSATLKIQASNATIKQEPIVDIQPRIKPTTLMDVIQTEPHLSGRDELATKLPQRW